caggccgagccctactttgggacttgcacagtAGGGGCCTacaggcaccatgcggcgcctcagacgctcgtcggaaacgctttcctgccaagggttctactggccgacggtggttgccgatgccaccaagctagtacgctcctgcgaaggatgctagtactatgctcggcagatgCACCTCCTgaccctggccctccaaaccatccccattacgtggtcgttcaccgtgtgggggctcgacatggtcaggcctctacaaaaggcccccgggggctacacccatctactggtagcaatcgataagttctccaaatggatcgaggctcgtccgatcaatcaaatcaaatccgagcaagcagtgttgttcttcactaacattatccacaggtttggggtccctaacatcatcatcaccgacaacaggacacagttcaccagcaaaaaattcttgatgttctgcgacgaccaccacatccatgtggcctggtcggccataggacacccaaggaccaacgaccaagtagaacatgccaatggcatgatcctacaaggcctcaagccaagaatttacaaccggttgaagaagtttggcaagaaatggctcaccaaactcccatcggtcatctggagcctaaggaacactccaagccgagacACGGGGTTCACTGCctttcttcttggtctatggagccaaggccatcctccccactaacttagAATATGGTTcctcgaggctacaggcctataacgaacaaagcaaccgcaccacccgggaagatgccctcgaccaactggaggaagcccgagacgtcacgCTGCTGCACTTGGCTAAATACCAGCAAACCCTATGGTGCTATCAGGCCCAGCGCATCCaaagccgagacttgaaggtaggtgacctggtgttgaggctggcgcagagcaacaagggtcgccataagctgaccccgccatgggaaggaccgtacatcattgcccaagtgctaaagcccgggacctacaagctagccaacgagaagggcgaaatcttcaccaacgcttggaatatagaacagctacgtcgcttttacccttaaaattccaatcattatatatattgtttctcggaatacaattgaaaagcgttctttagttgttactATTTTTTCGAGAACCCCtccccccccgagcccatcgtgggtctcggcaatatgatgacactgtaagggagactcggctctgcctccgcagaaccgaatctccctcgggggctagatgggggattcccccctaagtcccacgcaccattttttagttattttttgaaaaaattcctacgccaaacccaCTTGCACGCTCTAACGAATCGGTTgcgaaaaacccaaggaccgaaagccCGTCTCAGGGCCTAGAAGGCCGATAGAGTCACAAGACGGCCTAAGCCTCTAGGCTATGGTGCTCCCTCATCACCTTTCGCCcaggggacggcttaggctccaaggaagttttttgcgAAGAAATCTGAttagagacaacaagagggcagaggctcagaaatacaagacaaacgattaaagaaacacgagtacttcaaaaagaaaggcctccaCGGCCACAAACATTACGATACATAGTTAattcctattctatttacatggcctcttaggcCTAGGTCacggctcagggcctccagcatcggtaGACGGTGGAGGagcgaccacctcctcttcgaacagcttggccaatgCCGTACCGGGGCCCtccgccacctccatcagcttcgcaatCGCCTCGTCAGCCTCCTTGTCATCATcgggcaggacgtagccatcgctgatggcttggaggtcaacgccTATATAGTGCGAGGGCAATGACGGCcagtgcgcgcttgacgcccgtatgcagcactccttggagccgctcgcgcacttgaccgctcaatgcaatcagacggctcccatgggagctgcctgattgaaccccctcgacctccaaggcctcgcaggcggtgcAGGGCGGCACTCTTCAGCACCTCATGCTCCCTGATCTCAGTCTCGAGCACTGCCTGCACCTGCGACGAAAGCCTCGACTGCCTGGGTAACCTCCACCTCTGACTCTGCGCCATAGGAAACAAAACGGGGTTGAGGGCAAAGGAAAACAAGCTAAATAGGGACGGAAGcctatggaactcacccttggcatttagctcccagcgtcgggccttGACTCgagaggccttggctttctccttcaggtgctgggcctcgacccaagaagcctcagccaccctagaagcttcactccctagctctgcgtcacaccaggaagttagggagcgaacataagaaaaagcgaataaaacgaggggactaggactcaccctcggcctttccccttcaAACCATAGCCTCGGTTCACGAGGCCTTAGCTGctacaagggcctcatccaaagcacctttcatcagctggtgcgcactctatTCCGCTCCTAGCTGCTCAGCAAGAGCCTTGCCCAAGGCCGTGGCTTCTTCGGCTCGAGACCTAAAGGCATCCTAATCACTGGCCATACGGGTgagctcctccaactccttgactcgTGCCACCAGAGGGGCAAGCTGCTCCtaagccatggccgcctcgacctttgcattcggcacaacgaaggtggaggtcctccacctctgcgctctgTGCCtgataggagctcgttggcgcttgcaaaaaggcccttctaccgctgaagctggtcccagacgtccctctcccgctagagaaagactgacttcccaagggactgggtctcgagctcctgggggaaatagaacaggggtcaatccctacaaagaaaactcagaaaaagaccaccgcatgagaaaagaaagcatgAACCTGGGTGACTCTGGGTAGatcgttggccaccacggacagctgCCATCCGTAGTGACCGCTCCACAAGCTGGCAATACTGCTCGAACATGTCCCAGCGACTGCCCTCGGCCATGTCCTCGAGAGCAAATAGAGGCTCTGCCTCAGGGTCGTCCTGCTTGCCataggacacgcgggtgatcccacccgcggggctcgggtcgtactcacatgagggccgagcttccctcgcccggggttggaaccggctgttccacgacACCGGCCACCTCGGCGTCGGCCATCTCCTGCGCCCAGGAAGTATCGTTGGAGGAGATTGgaaggacctccacctcccgggcgctttCCCACAACAatggcgggccttgaaccaagggtgccaccgaggcctccgccgccttcatctccacttcttggGCTGACAGCCTCACCGCGATCACGTCAGCCTCAGTGGTCCTGGGGGCTTcggcctccaccatcgtggcctcggtggtcccgggggctccagccttcgccatcgtggcctcggtggtctcgagggctccggcctccgccatcgtggcctcggtggtcgcgaGGGCTCTAGTGCCCGCCACAGCGGCCTTGATGGTCCTGGGTGCTGTGGCCTCCGTCGTCCTGGCCTGTGAAACCCTAGGGACCTCGATCCCAGTGGTCTCGGCATCCAAGGGAACCTTGGCCGCATCCAACCCACGGGCCTCACCATCATAGGGCGGAGGTGCTCCCTCCCCCGCCTGTGTCAGGGccacctcggcagcccctccttgggtggctagctccttcgggtcggccctcgccaacACCGCGCCACATTGcagggcggcttgcgcctccgccacccagtgggtggtGGAGCCAGGCTTAACCTTGAGCGCTTttaggggcgccaaggtaggcacctccgtagGCCGCTTTCGGCTAAGGACAAAATGTTTACAAGGTCAGCATAAGACAAAAGAACGAATGGAAAGTACTGCggctccaccaaaaatacacctacctcgagcagGGTTGCAACCACTTCGGCACGGCGACCCTTGTCTGcgcaggcggtggcggcggcacagGCACGACCTCCGTGTTCATCGACACCGGTTGGTCCTCGACGGACCCCgatgccccctcggtcctctgcaggggcagttgcgtcgccctcgctgccacctgctccaccgctgccgccgAGCCCACTGAGCGGACGACATGCTTGCCCAACGCCCGCTCCTCaggcgtgtcggccttggccccgaGGTGGGCAACCGCCGACCCCAgggcggctcctcctcctcctcctcctaggagcgtcgGGCTACTGGCCGACGCCCCAGGCACCATCTCccctacgtcagggagatggtccaggggaccccgccccatctcgcccttGTCATCCCCGTCTAAGGCATCCGTCGATAGCAACGGCGACGGGGACTCCGCCAACGGGAGGCCAACCTTCCTTTGTTGTCGGCGGCACTTATCTAGTTCCTCGCGCacaaggatcttcttcgtgcgcttcgccaccttagcatccttttgctttttctatgcctcggcgtgcgcccggttgatcgcccaccGCCTCGTGTCCTTGGGAACGGGTGGCAGAGAGgcacgcacgtccctcatcccctgtaggaacggcAAACGTGCATAAGGGAACATGAAATAAGGAGaaacggagaaggctcgggggctacagcggtgcgtgacttaccagcgagaggaacccctacgatgggcgcatcgcgatgggggttAGGTTGTACGCCCCTCAGCtttgcctccaccgtctcccccacccgatgaagaatttcctcatcggaaagggcggaggaggacatccggatgccctcgtttGGCTCACCTGGCCTCATCTCGAATAggcgccgccaccgagccatcagtggcagcaccctccggtggtggaaggcagccacgaccatggccgcagtaaggccacggccccgtagcctctctagcccctccagaagcggctgtagcttgggctgatcctccctcgggacacCATACTTCTACCTCTCTGGgtagctccccacaatccacccagtgtAGGGGGTAGTCCGCCGTCATTGTTGcagagatagaaccagctcgtatACCATCGAAGATTGgatgacgcgagttgggccgggatgtagaggtgctggcggtcctggtgcacttggagagtgcagccgccggccctcaccgctttcctcgtgcccgatgtgcccgtcggcttagtggtatgccccgcccgaaagagatggagccacaactcccaatagggagcaatccccaagtacccctcgcagacagcgactGAAGATGGCTACCTACgtgatggaattggggttgaagttgtggagctccacgccatagtagtgcaggGAGCGCCCTACATGAACCGGTCTGCCGGAatgccgaggccacgctcgtgaaaggagatgaAGCTCATGACATAACCATCGTGAGGCCTTGGCTCctggctcgcccgacggagctATCCACTCCGACCTAGTTGGGGTCCGTCACTGGATGAAGGAGTCCGCCGTCGATGAGcaactgaagcatctccacggtgacgtcagatggatcccaagggtctgccctcgatgacaacgatgtcgccggccatgagtgcggtggagggttcgaATGCAGGCGGTGAGtttgtctctctctttctctctccctggctcgcccttctcccttcttcttcctagtgCCCGCtactctagcgatggctcgatgggggcagagctaacgtaggcaaggtaaggtggggaggggcgaggctcgttgcgtatttatgtagGGTAAAGGCAAAACAGACGGACGATGAAATTGAGGAAGTTTCCCCCGGATCCAGCACGGTTAAccccgatccgattttaccgcccacgtgcccaccttttcctcattaattgcgggaacaaTTATGTCCCATCCGCTAACACCACGTCATGCCCGACCGCTACGGCAGCGGGCGTTGTTCTGTCTCCCCacaaaaccgcctcaaaaggcgcgccagccgTTGTTGAGctgatggggaagatattccccccgccctattcctttcagatgaaggaaccgggcgctgagcctattatggtccaggggttcgaaggctgggcccctaggggtttcgacagccgccctagggcaacagagtcagggatgaccgtgggcgagcccacacagggccgaggcccaagcaagtgaaatgcttgggacgccctaagtcgtgttcgagaccggtagggaggtctccgaatgggatcccaccgtagggaggcgcctgagccaccggggcctagcgaATGgtcttggcacccactagagaaaccctccggtactcttggagtgcatctctggaccactagctgtcccctagcgaacagggcatgggcctccactcggacttaccctgataacagctcaccagaagggctaccgctcgtgcccaccgagggtagcctggcacattccacccctccctcctgagcgaaaaggaagcgcgagggtcgtatgaAAAgcctaggggaacccctgatggaccTCTTGCTCTAtacagaggctaaggggctcttcctgtaaccttgctgagacctagcgacccctggctcgcactcgagggggctaggtaaaacaacccctccttccgagcaaaaaggaagcgcgagggtcatacaaaaagctatgggagctcctgacggccctctcgctccgtgtagaggccaGGGGGGCCCTTCCTGCAGATATGCTGAGACCCCGTGACCTAGGCTCACACCCaagggggcctcggcaaacaaaccctcacgtgcgaggggcgtacaaaaagccaggggaactcccgacagcCCTCTCGCTCCctacagaggctagggggctcttcctgcaaccttgccgagacccagcggcctaggctcgcacccgaatgggctcgacaaacaacccctctGTTCGAACGAAAATGATATGTGaggtcgaacaaaaaagccaggggacccctgaccgccctctcgctctgggcgaaggctcgggggctcctcctgcacccaagacaaagacgaaCGACCTAAGCCCgtgctagaagtttcgttacaaacacgataaagggcatcgagctcgttacggtccaggggttcgaaggttgggccccctagggtttcgacaagccgtcctagggcaacagagtcagggacgactatggcgAGCCCAtgtatggccaaggcccgagcaaacgatcgctcgggATGTCCTAAGTcagtgtctgagaccggcagggaggtctctgaatgggatcccaccgtagggaggcaccgagccaccggggcccagcgaacggcctcagcacccgactagagaaaccctccggtactcttagagcgtgtctctggaccactagccatcccctagcgaatggggcacaggcctccactcggacttacccgataacagctcaccggaagtgccaccgctcgtgcccaccgagggtagcctggcacattccacccctccttccgaacgaaaaggaagcatgagggtcgcacaaaaagtcaagggtacccctgatcgccctcttgcttcgtgcagaggctcgggggctctccctacgaccttgccgaaaccccacgacccgaactcgcacttgtgggcttggcaaatacgataaaaactcctcacttaaacatgaaaaaagcccctgaaggagtaaatccactcctctagggcctcgggggctacacccaggcGGGTGCGCTTGCGctgcacccaccgaaacctcaagaagcgAAACACAATCCTTATCGGAGCGGCTACAAGCTAAGTCTCAACAAACCCtaagggagagtgcacgcactccccctaaggctcgggggctactgtcgggtaccataaaatggggtaccccgagtgtacaccaaaagagtcacttaaatcccatcaacaacgaagccagaaggtaagccatgggttcaccactggccccgtccgagcccaccggctctccgcctcggcttaggcctcgcacgggaggtctcgatgcCCTGACAAAATCTCtgcctcgcgtgaggcctctcgcgggaggcctcggcaaggagcccaatctccgtctcgcccgaggccccgtgcatacagcctcgaatgagacagctattctccatatcgctcgaggctggcttatCAATAACTCATCGCTCctacctcgaccagtcttcccgatagcgtgtcacgtcctattaatgcgtcaaccactcccacaatcttagccggacgatggctcgacaccacggagtggccgatgggacaaggagtcgcatcaatGCCATACTGGCTAAGACAAGGCGcggcagggattaccggccactatgttctGGCGCTCTGCCCACGATCAGCGTCGGCACTACGCTGTGCCCCGTAACACCCGCCtcgaagacaacgcggcatgggaagtctggcccgggtcatcatcgcctccgaaccagcgtaccaaatcgaccgctccctccaagcctcggcactctacgtcaGGGCCTCGGCCATCTTGAGATTCACGTCTACCAAGACCCCCACCACGGCTCGGCCtcagcaccaaccgagcctcggcctcgcgcgtaGTCAACCCTCAGCGATCCACACGTTGACCACCGTGCCCGCttcgaggcagccctggagctctaATGACGCACAGGattggatgtgaccagcacgtcgctccagcgcttcaaggacggaccactccgacgaccacgctgccataggaacaggctatagggctcggacacaccgcctccattcgcacgatgccgtatagttagcacactgTACTatcccttgtcctcccttcaactataaaacaaaaggacttgggccatttctagagGGAGGAACACACGCATACACAAAAAACAACACCCTATAACACGCATActcccccgctgcctgagagcaacgtctctaGAAGCCCGCATCACTCCACatctgagacctgggactagctcccctctctcacccagcttgtaacccctcctacctacaagcacttcggtgcaaggaatacaagatcgatctctcatactggatgtagggcaccgattgcctgaaccagtataagccttgtgtctctttgcatcaccatcctggggtcgggaacacgcagtacaaatttactagttggttgaggacccccccccggtccaaaacaccgacacatgcgttaaagaagatttgtttatttcattttaaactagggctacaacagcaacatatatttctggtgctcttGCGCGGTCAGGGCATCGGCGCGGCGAACGGGCGAGACACGGTGCTGAAGCAGGCTGGGCCGGCCTGTGCGGCTAGGGCCGAAAGGGAGGTGATGGCCCAAAAGGTAAAAATGAGATTTTTCGATTTATTTTCAATTCTTtttttcattcaaacgaattttGAGTAATTTCAAAGTAGTTTCAAactttggtccaaaaataaaagttgctccaaaatttattctctacaactttgcttttatgaccaaagtcaaattctaaatagattttgaactatagatttaaagtaaattaaatcccaaaaccctaattttgaagaattgttttaaaagcataatttgg
This DNA window, taken from Miscanthus floridulus cultivar M001 chromosome 13, ASM1932011v1, whole genome shotgun sequence, encodes the following:
- the LOC136499545 gene encoding uncharacterized protein encodes the protein MGRGPLDHLPDVGEMVPGASASSPTLLGGGGGGAALGSAVAHLGAKADTPEERALGKHVVRSVGSAAAVEQVAARATQLPLQRTEGASGSVEDQPVSMNTEVVPVPPPPPAQTRVAVPKWLQPCSSRKRPTEVPTLAPLKALKVKPGSTTHWVAEAQAALQCGAVLARADPKELATQGGAAEVALTQAGEGAPPPYDGEARGLDAAKVPLDAETTGIEVPRVSQARTTEATAPRTIKAAVAGTRALATTEATMAEAGALETTEATMAKAGAPGTTEATMVEAEAPRTTEADVIAVRLSAQEVEMKAAEASVAPLVQGPPLLWESAREVEVLPISSNDTSWAQEMADAEVAGVVEQPVPTPGEGSSALM